The DNA segment tcataaaaaaattaataataatcaaattaattttttaaacatcTAAATTATTTGGTGAATTGTTACTCTAAAGTTAAAATTGAAATATCGATTTGAATAATTTGAAATATGGTAgagaaaattatgattttgtaCCATAATTGAATTAAACATATTAGATTTcaaaaatgaaatgaaaatttaagaaaatcaactaattaaaatattcatggAGTTCATATCATAAATTACATTTTTTTATAACTATTGAAAAACAAATCTTATTTCTCGTAAAAAAAATGTTAACAAATAAGCAACATATAACTAAAGAATTTAAGCATCCTAATCTATTTCAGAAGGTTATTTTAGAATTATTACAATAAACAAAGTTATATTGTGAAATGTTTAATACATaagactatttttttttttttttggaatgaaataacataaggctatttttaaaaatactattttgGGAAGggctaaaataattaaattctcaaaaagaaatctatattatatacacacaaaagataatatatatatatatataacattacaAACGTAATGCGTGTACATTGCGAttagttatattttatatatataaatgagcTAGGTATTTGGAGGGGCAGTCCCATAGGATTTATGGTGGTGGGAGAGAAAAGATAGAGCAAGTTGCGTCGTGGGTTTTTGTCATGATCTCTTTAATTGCTTATCCACTCCCTTCTCTTTCGTAATCAATTCAATCTCTGATATTTCTTCCTTTTTATCTTCCCATCTCCATTTATTGCTTCTCCATTACTAAAGCTTTGATCCATTATATTATTTCAAGATAACAAAAGTCCCAACGAGAAGAAATCACTAGCATGGAGGAAATGGATCAGCCTACCAGTTTGGATTCCAGCTCCGCAACAACAAGAACTACTCATGCATCAAACAAGAGGTGACTTAATTAGATCAGTTCTCTATAATTTCTGCCTGTGTCTCTCACATACAAACACAAACACACACAGAtatctagctagctagctagaaCAAGTTTACGATCGAGTTTTGTGTTGTTTTTCAGGAAGTACCATAATATGCGTGGCGAGAGGATTGTGGTGGCTGTGAAAATACAAGCTGGAAATGGTAAAAAACAGAGAAGTAAAGGGTCTCCTTCTGACTGTTGGTCTTGGAGGAAATATGGCCAGAAACCCATTAAAGGATCTCCTTATCCAAGGTCCTTCATTCTTGCTCGATCTTCTATCACATTTCTAAAATCTATCAAATGGATCGAACATATATCTTTTTTGAGTTAGTATGATCTGTTAAATGGAAAGTTCAAAAGTAGTCTTTTTGATTCTTAGTCCATCATGCAATCTAATGgttgattaaattaattatatcgCAGGGGTTACTACAGATGCAGCACATCCAAGAATTGTTCTGCCAAGAAACAAGTCGAAAGATGCAAAACAGACGCAACATCGCTCATAATCACCTACACTTGTCCCCACAATCATCCACAGCCTGATAATCAGAAACAAGAGCCAGAGGGAACTCCAAAACAAGAACAAGAACCTGAACAAGAATCTCccgtaaaatatcaaaataataacATTGATAAAGTTGACCATTTCCAGTACTCCAAATTAATTACATTCAACTCACATGATCATGGAGATCACCTTGTGGAAGAAAACCCATTCGCGGAGACTACAAATGTGCTGATTTACAATGAAGATCATCTTCAGCGGTCTACTCTTCCGCTGGATTATTCGGAGCTCAAGTTAGAGGAAAACGACTTCTATGatgaactcgaagaactgcccACTTCTTCATTTTTCACTGCTTTGATGAGAAGTGATTTCTGTGACACAAGGATTCTTTTGAACCCTTCTTGATCGGGCTGTGTAATTTCCAAATGTGTAAAATGTTAGGGAAAAATCCCTATAAACTTAATCATCGTGCTAAATCATTAagatttaaatactgtaaacTGAAGCGGAAGCGTACCTTAATTCTTAACAATTGATACACATGTAGATCTGCATGGTTTGGCCTTTCAGATCAACACGATTTGCCTTGAGAGTTCCTTCAGTTCTCTCACGCTCTCTAACTATCGATGAGAATAGAATAGAATGACATCAACGTCGTGTGATCTGGGGACCATAaccctttatttatattttgggattctatttaagcccatcaatcaaatagaaaagcccactagtatctacacattaaaggtcacaccctattagatacattaaagcccaaataaatcAAAATCTTATTTAGATCACTTTTATGGGCTAAATTTATTTGACAGTCCacaacacataattatttacatataagcCCAACGTTGGATTTATGATCCAACAATCTCCCACTGGGATATATGTGAAACTTTATAATTATGTTTTGCAAAATAACCAAATGAGCTCAACTTTGCTGTCATTACCGAAATGTATCTATTGTTAATCCGGTCCATCAATCATACTAACATAGGATCAAAGAGGCCTTTGTCACATTCATCGTAACTCGACCCATCAATGGTCACATATGCCAGATAACTGAACGACATGGATTATGATGTGGATGTGTAGCATGGAAATTTCATGTAATGTGATCTTAACATGCCTATTTCCAACTGGTCCACCCTTAACTTTAGTGAGATCAACCAAAACAGAGTCAGAGTGTGAATAAACCAAAACCTTTATTTCTGCAGAAATAACTTTTCCTTATGTATCCATAAACCAAAAAAACCGAATAACCAAACATGTctataaaagcatttaaaattacaaactcCCACTAAAACTGAATATCCTTAATTGACAAAACACCCATACAAATAATGTGCACACAAAACCTTTTGGGTGATTGTCCCTTAACAAATGGATCCACAATCATTGAGTTTGTACCAATGTGCTTTATAGACATTATTCACTCTGAACTCTTACTTCAATAATCAGAAACATGATTGGATGTCTTATAACACACTATAAAATCTACTGTC comes from the Henckelia pumila isolate YLH828 chromosome 1, ASM3356847v2, whole genome shotgun sequence genome and includes:
- the LOC140876140 gene encoding uncharacterized protein, with translation MEEMDQPTSLDSSSATTRTTHASNKRKYHNMRGERIVVAVKIQAGNGKKQRSKGSPSDCWSWRKYGQKPIKGSPYPRGYYRCSTSKNCSAKKQVERCKTDATSLIITYTCPHNHPQPDNQKQEPEGTPKQEQEPEQESPVKYQNNNIDKVDHFQYSKLITFNSHDHGDHLVEENPFAETTNVLIYNEDHLQRSTLPLDYSELKLEENDFYDELEELPTSSFFTALMRSDFCDTRILLNPS